The Clostridiaceae bacterium HFYG-1003 genome includes a window with the following:
- a CDS encoding CHAT domain-containing protein, with protein sequence MAQIDTYRNNLARKRQELAKLSSDRAKESGKIQPLKSKILSAKQSIARTKQASTQKSKLAEIERHEKSLAAIDKAIALIDSKIAAKEREIATEEKRVRQEQDKIYTKRDKEEKARLKASEQQMRKVNQSLQQHSFTQSQLTYEIEQLKYVPEKITVLLFATNPRGTSQLRLDEEVRSIQEMIRKSAHRDSIVFESRWAVRPLDILQAINELNPDVVHFSGHGTDIGELVLENADGTAKYVTKEAIAQTIMTSSDKIRLLIFNACFSYEQAKAVTEYVDAAIGMTASIGDTAAVAFAAQFYSSLGFGLPVQKAFEQAKGALMLESPTEQNTPELFLKGGIDADSLYIVRPNLDS encoded by the coding sequence ATGGCCCAGATTGATACCTACAGAAATAATTTGGCGAGGAAAAGGCAGGAACTCGCCAAATTGTCTTCCGACAGGGCAAAAGAAAGCGGAAAAATTCAACCGCTAAAATCTAAGATATTATCTGCAAAGCAATCGATAGCAAGAACGAAACAAGCCTCTACACAGAAATCAAAATTAGCTGAAATCGAGCGTCATGAGAAATCTCTTGCGGCTATAGATAAAGCCATCGCTCTAATAGATAGTAAAATCGCAGCCAAAGAACGAGAAATTGCCACCGAAGAGAAAAGAGTCAGGCAAGAGCAAGATAAAATCTATACTAAACGAGATAAAGAGGAAAAAGCCCGTTTAAAGGCGAGTGAGCAGCAGATGAGAAAGGTTAACCAATCTTTACAACAACATAGTTTTACTCAATCGCAGCTCACATACGAAATCGAACAACTTAAGTATGTCCCAGAAAAGATTACGGTATTGCTGTTTGCGACCAATCCTCGCGGGACAAGTCAACTTCGTTTGGACGAGGAGGTCCGTTCAATTCAAGAAATGATTCGCAAATCCGCACACAGGGATTCTATCGTCTTTGAAAGCCGATGGGCTGTGCGACCGCTTGACATTTTGCAGGCGATCAATGAACTCAACCCTGATGTCGTCCATTTTAGCGGTCATGGTACAGACATAGGCGAATTGGTGCTTGAAAACGCTGATGGCACAGCAAAGTATGTCACCAAGGAAGCCATTGCGCAGACCATAATGACTTCATCGGATAAAATTCGCCTGCTCATTTTCAACGCCTGCTTTTCCTATGAGCAAGCAAAAGCTGTTACGGAATATGTTGATGCCGCTATTGGCATGACAGCTTCCATTGGAGATACTGCAGCGGTAGCTTTTGCTGCTCAGTTTTATTCGTCTCTGGGGTTTGGGCTTCCTGTTCAAAAGGCATTTGAACAAGCCAAAGGCGCCTTAATGCTCGAAAGCCCGACAGAACAAAACACCCCGGAATTATTTTTGAAAGGAGGAATTGACGCTGACTCTTTGTACATAGTGCGCCCCAATCTTGATAGCTAA
- the rlmD gene encoding 23S rRNA (uracil(1939)-C(5))-methyltransferase RlmD: MNKTQLVNVKPPCIYYERCGGCQLQHLSNESQNQVKQEIAEKYLSSFGKVEDILVMEHPYEYRNKIQYSFGYGRKKELIAGMYAENSHSIIDIDQCIIQDPRADRIIHTIKKIMKKYKMEPYQEDRETGFLRHVLIRTGFTTGEVMLVLVTAHSIFTGKKNFIQLLTKEHPEITTIIMNINNRSTSMILGDKETTIYGKGYIEDILCGMRFRISSKSFYQINPKQTEVLYNTALKMADFKGNERILDAYSGIGTISLIAARQVREVIGVEVNPDGVRDAIKNAQTNQVTNVHFYKADAGEFMQELARRNEPIDAVIMDPPRSGSDETFLNSLCSLKPQKIIYISCNPETQARDLEYLLNHGYHVQKIQPVDMFPQTSHVETCVLLSHKKSQASSPPL; this comes from the coding sequence ATGAATAAAACACAATTAGTTAACGTGAAACCGCCTTGTATATACTATGAACGCTGTGGAGGATGCCAGCTCCAGCACTTGTCCAATGAAAGCCAGAATCAGGTGAAGCAGGAGATCGCTGAGAAGTATCTGAGCTCCTTCGGGAAGGTTGAAGACATCCTGGTAATGGAGCATCCGTATGAGTATCGCAACAAGATTCAGTACTCCTTCGGATATGGAAGAAAGAAAGAGCTGATCGCAGGCATGTACGCTGAGAACTCTCATTCCATCATTGATATTGATCAGTGCATCATTCAGGATCCCCGAGCGGACCGAATCATCCATACCATCAAAAAGATCATGAAAAAATACAAGATGGAGCCGTATCAGGAAGATCGTGAAACCGGCTTTCTTCGGCATGTTCTGATCCGGACTGGCTTTACCACCGGAGAAGTCATGCTGGTGCTCGTAACAGCTCATTCGATCTTTACCGGTAAGAAAAACTTCATTCAGCTTCTGACGAAGGAACACCCGGAGATTACGACCATCATCATGAACATTAACAATCGAAGTACCTCCATGATCTTGGGGGATAAGGAAACCACAATCTATGGCAAGGGGTATATCGAGGATATCCTTTGCGGCATGAGATTCCGAATTTCCTCCAAGTCCTTCTATCAGATCAATCCCAAGCAGACGGAAGTTCTATACAACACGGCTCTGAAAATGGCTGATTTTAAGGGGAACGAAAGAATCCTGGATGCCTATTCGGGGATCGGCACCATTTCACTGATTGCAGCCAGACAAGTCAGAGAAGTCATTGGCGTTGAAGTTAACCCGGATGGCGTACGCGATGCCATCAAGAATGCACAGACCAATCAGGTGACCAATGTGCATTTTTATAAGGCAGACGCAGGCGAGTTCATGCAAGAGCTGGCCAGGAGGAACGAACCCATTGATGCAGTGATCATGGATCCTCCCAGATCCGGCAGCGACGAGACATTCTTAAATTCGTTATGCAGCCTGAAGCCCCAAAAGATCATCTATATTTCCTGCAATCCTGAAACACAGGCCAGAGACCTGGAATATCTGCTGAATCACGGATACCACGTTCAGAAGATCCAGCCAGTTGACATGTTCCCTCAAACTTCTCACGTTGAGACGTGCGTACTTTTGTCCCACAAGAAATCACAGGCATCTTCACCGCCTTTATAA
- a CDS encoding pyridoxamine 5'-phosphate oxidase family protein, with amino-acid sequence MRRKDREMDRAFALEIIDEAAYGVMALAKDDLPYGLPLSLVRDGDRLLFHTARAGHKLEWVREGAAAWVVFVSRVRVPELFEESQLDAMLADPEQTGQLVSSVFTTEFALAMVGGTITEVSDDSEKKRALERICQKYTPDKMKYFEAAAVSGMALTRVFALSMEQVSAKRKKYDQAGQEMKFGRRDE; translated from the coding sequence ATGAGACGAAAAGACCGGGAAATGGATCGGGCCTTTGCTTTGGAGATCATCGATGAGGCAGCCTATGGGGTGATGGCCCTGGCAAAGGATGATCTGCCTTACGGACTGCCCCTGTCCCTGGTGCGGGATGGTGACCGGCTGCTGTTCCATACCGCCAGGGCCGGTCATAAATTGGAATGGGTGAGGGAGGGCGCTGCCGCCTGGGTCGTGTTTGTATCCAGAGTCAGGGTACCTGAACTGTTTGAGGAGTCCCAGCTGGATGCCATGCTGGCAGATCCGGAGCAGACGGGCCAGCTGGTGTCCTCCGTGTTCACCACGGAGTTTGCCTTGGCCATGGTGGGCGGAACCATCACGGAGGTCAGCGATGATTCGGAGAAGAAGCGGGCTCTGGAGCGGATCTGCCAAAAATATACGCCGGACAAGATGAAGTACTTTGAGGCGGCTGCTGTCTCGGGAATGGCTCTTACCCGGGTGTTTGCCCTATCCATGGAACAGGTCAGCGCCAAGCGCAAGAAATATGATCAGGCCGGGCAGGAGATGAAGTTCGGGCGGAGGGATGAATGA
- a CDS encoding IS630 family transposase, translated as MNNDLKTQAVRLSPEEQYQIRKNIIRLSEKGKSNEEIAEILDVSLRHVQNTKKQYKEGGIAGIKPQKRGRREGAKRTLTPAQEKEIQQILVDKTPDQLKFKDCMWSRKTIAELIYEKYKISLPVSTLGVYLARWGFSVQRPMKRAYKQDEEKVQHWVETEFPGITERAEAENAEIFFGDETGLQNQSTCLRGYAPIGQTPVVRTEAKHIKINMLSAISNRGKLRFVLYKDNMNADKLIDFMRRLVHDSKKKVFLVLDNLRVHHAKKVMVWVEKHKEEIELFYLPPYAPEIQSR; from the coding sequence ATGAATAATGATTTAAAAACCCAAGCAGTACGGCTTAGTCCGGAAGAGCAATATCAGATTCGCAAGAACATCATCCGACTATCAGAAAAGGGCAAATCAAACGAGGAAATAGCGGAAATCTTAGATGTAAGCTTACGGCACGTCCAGAACACTAAAAAACAGTACAAGGAAGGCGGAATCGCCGGGATAAAGCCCCAAAAGCGCGGTCGCCGAGAAGGCGCCAAACGAACCCTCACTCCTGCCCAGGAGAAGGAAATTCAGCAGATTCTGGTTGATAAGACGCCCGATCAACTGAAGTTCAAAGACTGCATGTGGAGCAGAAAAACCATTGCAGAGCTCATTTATGAAAAGTATAAAATCAGCCTGCCTGTATCTACTTTAGGGGTCTACTTGGCGCGGTGGGGATTTTCAGTCCAGCGGCCGATGAAACGTGCCTACAAGCAAGACGAAGAGAAGGTGCAGCATTGGGTCGAAACAGAGTTTCCTGGCATTACTGAACGAGCAGAGGCTGAGAATGCAGAGATTTTCTTTGGAGATGAAACCGGATTGCAAAACCAGTCAACTTGCTTGCGTGGGTATGCGCCGATCGGTCAAACGCCTGTGGTTCGAACCGAAGCAAAGCATATCAAGATCAACATGCTTTCAGCAATTTCCAATCGAGGAAAATTGCGCTTCGTCCTCTATAAAGACAACATGAACGCCGACAAACTGATTGATTTTATGCGGCGGTTGGTGCATGACAGCAAAAAGAAAGTGTTCCTGGTGCTCGATAATCTGCGGGTTCATCATGCTAAAAAAGTCATGGTGTGGGTAGAAAAGCATAAGGAAGAAATTGAGCTATTCTACCTGCCACCGTATGCCCCAGAAATTCAATCCCGATGA
- a CDS encoding DsbA family protein, with the protein MEKQPMACDVELGTCDVMTPMSDSVPATEGSATIQLPESSKAIQMIYVTDPLCCYCWQAEPALRKFTALYGQHFDSHILMGGLLESWDGFSDEGNDIRQPKDVGIHWREAAAQFGMPIDGTLWDKDPVRSSYPASILFKLVQQISDTSSRRFLRSIREEVMVKNRNISRDDVLANVLDLNDRNGRKMVEDMKTTEARSLLNQDLTLSRQLGATSFPTVIFLKEGTEGIRVAGLQDFETYEQALLDIAGEELEAAPLPELKDMFKLSRTIFFREIEVMYDLEPEAVEAFIQLNLPEDSYEIKEHLNSRYIVRK; encoded by the coding sequence ATGGAAAAACAACCTATGGCCTGTGATGTGGAGCTCGGGACCTGCGATGTCATGACCCCTATGTCTGATTCCGTTCCGGCAACGGAAGGATCGGCAACCATCCAACTGCCGGAGTCTTCCAAAGCGATCCAGATGATCTATGTAACGGATCCCCTCTGCTGCTACTGCTGGCAGGCGGAACCCGCTTTAAGAAAATTCACCGCCCTGTACGGGCAGCACTTTGATTCCCATATTCTCATGGGCGGACTCCTGGAGTCCTGGGATGGCTTCTCGGATGAAGGCAATGACATCCGTCAGCCCAAGGACGTCGGGATTCACTGGCGCGAAGCTGCCGCTCAGTTCGGCATGCCCATCGACGGCACGCTCTGGGACAAAGACCCGGTGCGCTCCTCCTACCCCGCCTCGATCCTGTTCAAGCTGGTTCAGCAGATTTCCGACACCTCCTCGCGGCGATTCCTGAGATCCATCCGCGAAGAAGTTATGGTGAAAAACCGCAACATCAGCCGGGACGATGTCCTGGCCAATGTCTTGGACCTGAACGACCGCAACGGCCGGAAAATGGTGGAAGACATGAAGACCACTGAAGCCCGCTCTCTGCTCAATCAGGACCTGACCCTTTCCCGCCAGCTCGGCGCTACCTCCTTCCCCACCGTGATCTTCCTGAAGGAAGGCACCGAAGGAATTCGGGTTGCCGGCCTGCAGGATTTTGAAACCTACGAGCAGGCTCTCCTGGACATCGCCGGCGAAGAGCTCGAAGCCGCCCCGCTGCCCGAACTGAAAGACATGTTCAAGCTCTCCCGCACCATCTTTTTCCGGGAGATCGAAGTCATGTATGACCTGGAACCCGAAGCAGTGGAAGCCTTCATTCAGCTCAACCTGCCGGAGGACAGCTACGAAATCAAGGAACATCTGAACAGCCGCTACATCGTTCGCAAATAG
- the rlmD gene encoding 23S rRNA (uracil(1939)-C(5))-methyltransferase RlmD: protein MKQTQERPARQKKKNRNHPGSPTAADFTAPVQKNDVIETQVLAQGVGGEGVVRLQDFPLFINGVLPGEKIRARVVRVNRSHGFARLEEVLVSSSDRVEPPCPYFGRCGGCDLQHQAYEAQLAFKTERVKDCFQRIGGLADPVVEPAIGMEQPWRYRNKVQMPIGRRDGEVRVGFYRGRSHEIIDIKECLIQNEPSDRIAEAVRHWIKERNIAVLDREDEIIPGAVRHLLIREARYTGQMLVVLVATSAEVPHLEELVRDLRLAVPQIRGLVLNLNDAVTNRVLGEINHTVWGEATIEDTIGDIRYRISPHSFFQVNPEQTRRMYDKVVELAQPNGDEHVLDLYCGAGTIALYLARHAARVTGVEIVREAIADANYNKTLNNLPQVEFIHGKAEELIQQLMTESREPDLVVVDPPRKGCDESLLQAIGHSGIRRLIYVSCDPATLARDAKILCTFGFHPAHIQPYDNFPQTQHVETVVLMSRVNK from the coding sequence ATGAAGCAAACACAGGAGCGGCCAGCCCGCCAGAAAAAAAAGAACAGGAATCATCCCGGCAGTCCAACTGCCGCTGACTTTACCGCGCCCGTGCAGAAGAATGATGTGATTGAAACGCAGGTTTTGGCACAGGGTGTCGGCGGGGAAGGCGTCGTCCGGCTTCAGGACTTCCCTTTGTTTATTAACGGGGTGCTGCCCGGGGAGAAGATCCGGGCCCGGGTGGTCCGGGTCAACCGCAGTCACGGCTTTGCCCGGCTGGAGGAAGTACTGGTGTCATCCAGTGATCGGGTGGAGCCGCCTTGTCCGTATTTCGGCCGCTGCGGCGGCTGTGATCTGCAGCATCAGGCGTATGAAGCGCAGCTGGCTTTTAAGACGGAGCGGGTAAAGGATTGCTTCCAGCGCATCGGCGGCTTGGCCGATCCCGTCGTGGAACCGGCCATTGGCATGGAGCAGCCCTGGCGCTACCGCAACAAGGTCCAGATGCCCATCGGACGCCGAGACGGAGAAGTCCGGGTGGGATTCTACCGCGGACGCTCTCATGAGATCATCGATATCAAGGAATGCCTGATCCAGAACGAGCCCTCCGACCGAATCGCCGAAGCCGTGCGCCATTGGATCAAAGAACGGAATATTGCGGTACTGGACCGGGAAGACGAGATCATTCCCGGGGCAGTCAGGCACCTGCTCATCCGGGAAGCGCGCTATACCGGCCAGATGCTGGTTGTTCTGGTGGCCACATCAGCGGAAGTGCCTCATCTGGAAGAACTGGTTCGTGATTTGCGCCTGGCCGTACCTCAGATCCGGGGACTTGTTTTGAACCTCAATGACGCCGTAACCAATCGGGTTCTGGGCGAAATCAACCACACGGTCTGGGGCGAGGCAACCATCGAGGATACCATCGGCGATATTCGCTACCGCATCTCTCCTCATTCCTTCTTCCAGGTCAATCCGGAGCAGACCCGGCGCATGTACGACAAAGTCGTGGAGCTGGCTCAGCCAAACGGAGACGAACATGTTCTCGACCTGTACTGCGGCGCCGGGACCATCGCATTATACCTTGCGCGCCATGCCGCCCGCGTGACCGGCGTAGAAATCGTCCGCGAAGCCATCGCAGATGCCAACTATAACAAGACCCTCAACAACCTCCCCCAGGTCGAGTTCATCCACGGCAAAGCAGAAGAGCTGATCCAGCAGCTCATGACCGAATCCCGAGAACCCGATCTTGTGGTGGTGGATCCCCCCCGGAAAGGCTGTGACGAATCCCTTCTCCAGGCCATCGGCCACTCCGGCATTCGGCGCCTGATCTACGTCTCCTGCGATCCCGCCACCCTGGCCCGTGATGCGAAGATCCTGTGCACCTTCGGCTTTCACCCCGCACACATCCAGCCCTATGACAATTTCCCACAGACCCAGCACGTTGAGACGGTTGTATTGATGTCAAGGGTTAACAAGTAA
- a CDS encoding DUF4411 family protein, which translates to MVNNMYSEQMTLIPPPYRYIIDTCSILSQKADEPHRRSVYSTLWQKIDELVKSSEIVLCSEIKDEVEDDTLKPWIQQCTVLDVDAGIEHNVTKIVNEHPELLNFTNMKSSGDAFLIATAMKYRIAVITEENKDSPKKIPKICAAYNIPCYNVTELAEKEGWSF; encoded by the coding sequence ATGGTAAACAATATGTACTCAGAGCAAATGACTCTGATACCACCGCCCTACCGCTATATAATTGACACATGTTCGATTCTTTCCCAAAAAGCGGACGAGCCTCACCGTCGCAGCGTGTACAGTACCCTGTGGCAAAAGATTGATGAGTTGGTTAAGTCATCGGAAATCGTTTTATGCTCTGAAATCAAAGATGAGGTCGAGGACGACACTCTGAAACCTTGGATTCAACAATGCACCGTTTTAGACGTTGATGCTGGAATTGAACATAATGTCACTAAAATCGTGAACGAACACCCAGAATTGTTGAACTTTACGAACATGAAGTCTTCCGGTGATGCCTTCCTCATTGCGACCGCAATGAAGTATCGGATTGCCGTGATTACCGAGGAAAACAAAGACTCGCCAAAGAAAATCCCTAAAATATGCGCGGCGTACAATATCCCGTGCTATAACGTGACCGAACTCGCCGAAAAAGAAGGCTGGTCATTTTGA
- a CDS encoding IS3 family transposase: MYFSKAGCIQSMSRVGRCIYNGPMEGFLGILKCEMFYLKTFHTYEELKQAVDDYIRFYNTKRYLRKYKGLDPLEVRNQALAA, translated from the coding sequence ATGTATTTCTCAAAGGCTGGCTGCATCCAGAGCATGTCGCGGGTCGGCCGTTGCATCTACAACGGGCCGATGGAAGGGTTCTTGGGTATCCTGAAGTGTGAGATGTTCTACCTTAAGACCTTCCACACTTACGAGGAACTCAAGCAGGCGGTGGATGACTACATCCGCTTCTACAACACGAAGCGGTACTTGAGAAAGTACAAAGGTCTGGATCCTCTTGAGGTGAGGAACCAGGCACTGGCTGCATGA
- a CDS encoding RNA polymerase alpha subunit C-terminal domain-containing protein, with translation MTERANLRTCEKGHKYYKTSDCPTCPICNAENKPEFGFLSKLGSPARNALVHEGIDTLQKLSNYTEKEILNMHGIGPASLPIMRSLLKEAGLSFKKDK, from the coding sequence ATGACTGAGAGAGCAAATCTAAGAACTTGTGAAAAGGGACATAAATATTATAAAACCAGTGATTGCCCAACGTGTCCGATCTGCAACGCAGAGAATAAGCCCGAATTTGGCTTCCTGTCGAAATTAGGCTCTCCTGCAAGAAACGCATTAGTTCACGAAGGGATTGATACGTTGCAAAAGCTCTCAAACTATACAGAGAAGGAAATATTGAATATGCATGGAATCGGACCAGCATCCTTGCCCATCATGAGATCGCTCCTCAAAGAAGCGGGGCTTTCATTTAAAAAAGATAAGTAA
- a CDS encoding ImmA/IrrE family metallo-endopeptidase: MARADANINKETLSFICSQIGVTVAYLSQRTGQTEERVSAWLDTSNTDYPTINQAKGLAKVLKVPFAGLYMNKNILPIKQLPALRNLRTLPYDIAMDDSSLNLAVVELIRYHDFLVSSESDMIIEALPLSLPAIADNASVIEYAKTIRVFFGIKLDDQFKLTSPRQFYLYVRQKIESKGIFVHCFTGVDVETVRGISIFNETAPIIGVNENDRYPAKTFSIIHELVHILKRQSTLCNEMVSSFSSATEEVFCNAVAGEVLVPTDSLNAYLSAKKITSITLDDVETMAGRFSISKEVVIRRLLDTRRFTQDEYDTFANEIRQNFVQQIEAEKMARQEGRRQSIPKNVSREAIDKTSPAICRILLMGYSDGYFSKQEVSGFLGIKEKHIPKFLAEVARW, from the coding sequence ATGGCACGAGCCGACGCAAATATTAATAAGGAGACCCTTAGCTTTATCTGCTCACAGATAGGCGTCACGGTTGCTTACCTTTCTCAGAGAACAGGGCAGACAGAGGAAAGGGTCAGCGCGTGGCTGGATACTTCAAACACCGATTATCCGACAATAAATCAGGCTAAGGGGCTTGCGAAGGTTCTGAAGGTCCCTTTTGCCGGGCTGTATATGAATAAGAATATCTTGCCCATTAAACAGTTACCTGCCTTGAGGAACTTGCGGACACTACCTTATGATATAGCGATGGACGATAGTTCTTTGAACCTTGCGGTTGTTGAACTCATTCGCTACCACGATTTTTTGGTTTCTTCAGAATCGGACATGATAATTGAAGCACTACCGCTGTCGCTGCCTGCAATTGCCGACAACGCCAGCGTTATTGAATATGCAAAAACCATAAGAGTGTTTTTCGGTATTAAATTGGATGACCAGTTTAAGCTGACCTCTCCACGACAGTTCTACCTTTATGTGCGGCAAAAAATTGAGAGCAAGGGCATCTTCGTTCACTGTTTTACAGGCGTTGATGTAGAAACTGTTCGTGGTATATCAATCTTCAATGAAACCGCTCCGATTATTGGCGTTAACGAAAATGACAGGTATCCAGCCAAGACGTTTTCAATAATCCACGAGTTGGTTCATATCCTAAAGCGCCAGTCCACACTCTGCAATGAGATGGTTTCGTCGTTTTCTTCCGCAACGGAAGAGGTGTTTTGCAATGCTGTGGCTGGTGAGGTGCTTGTTCCTACAGACTCGTTAAACGCGTATCTGTCCGCAAAGAAAATCACTTCAATCACCTTGGATGATGTAGAAACTATGGCGGGTAGATTCAGCATAAGTAAAGAAGTCGTTATTAGGAGACTACTCGACACAAGGCGGTTTACTCAGGACGAGTATGACACTTTTGCAAACGAAATCCGACAAAACTTTGTACAGCAGATAGAAGCAGAAAAAATGGCCCGGCAGGAAGGGCGAAGACAGTCAATTCCTAAAAACGTCAGCAGAGAAGCAATTGACAAGACCAGCCCGGCGATTTGCCGTATTCTGCTAATGGGTTATAGCGACGGGTATTTCAGTAAACAGGAAGTTTCAGGTTTTCTTGGGATAAAAGAAAAACACATTCCGAAGTTCCTTGCGGAGGTGGCGAGATGGTAA
- a CDS encoding DUF1905 domain-containing protein yields MSRLYEFKAIIHPNPEMDAAYVEFPWDVRREFGKGRVAVHATFDGYPYDGQLVRMGTACHIIGIRKEIRQKIGKGPGDEIFVTIRERNQND; encoded by the coding sequence ATGAGCCGGCTCTATGAATTCAAGGCCATCATTCATCCCAATCCGGAGATGGACGCGGCCTATGTGGAATTCCCCTGGGATGTACGGCGGGAATTTGGCAAGGGCCGGGTGGCGGTCCATGCGACCTTTGACGGCTATCCCTATGACGGACAGCTGGTCCGCATGGGCACTGCCTGCCACATCATCGGAATTCGCAAGGAAATCCGGCAGAAGATCGGAAAAGGACCGGGCGACGAAATTTTCGTGACAATCCGGGAACGGAATCAAAATGATTGA
- a CDS encoding IS5 family transposase, with protein MGFKKRNRQISVFEYPSGFHGVSIDPSNRWVKLSHQMPWDLIEEIYATKFNGSRGNRAYSSRLAFGALFLKQALNVSDADLIELVRENPYLQLFLGFEEFSSELPFDTSLMSYFRQRFPAAEICQINEAIIAQNPLKKPSSNDDSDDDSSGGQSGESDPQGSESSTSSVNDLVQTNSGTLILDATCVPQDIHFPTDIRLLYEAVCSAMRHLEITRGKPITKTQKSLLNHARQAYLSISKSKKNTPAQFREKQGILLRLLKRCLGYFDSPAMNKPISPKTMDALKTLSLIHDQQFEMWKLKINRIERRIVSVSQPWVRPIKRGKASVNTEFGSKIALSTVDGYVRMEYFSYENFNEALTLQESAERYKERTGSYPERILADKIYRNKANLAFCKSKNIRMNGPALGRPPKDPQVRQQQRAAEVQEAGDRNMVEAKIGESKRKYGLDRIMERTQQATEVMICVSFVVMNSFRNLRKHLASFFDKNQVFNFYISFEVYAIAS; from the coding sequence ATGGGTTTTAAGAAGAGAAATCGTCAAATTTCGGTGTTTGAATACCCAAGTGGTTTCCATGGGGTCAGCATTGATCCCTCCAATCGATGGGTGAAATTATCCCATCAAATGCCCTGGGATCTCATCGAAGAAATCTATGCCACTAAGTTCAATGGGTCCCGTGGCAACCGGGCATACTCATCCAGACTGGCCTTTGGCGCTCTTTTTCTCAAACAAGCCTTGAATGTCTCTGATGCGGATTTGATTGAGCTGGTTCGTGAAAATCCATATCTTCAGTTATTCCTTGGATTCGAAGAATTCTCAAGTGAATTGCCCTTTGATACCAGCTTGATGTCTTACTTCAGGCAACGCTTTCCAGCCGCAGAAATTTGCCAAATCAATGAAGCCATTATTGCTCAGAATCCCTTAAAGAAACCATCGTCCAATGATGATAGTGATGATGATTCGAGCGGCGGCCAATCGGGGGAAAGCGATCCCCAAGGCTCTGAGTCAAGCACTTCTTCGGTCAATGACTTGGTACAGACAAACAGCGGTACGTTGATCCTGGATGCTACCTGTGTTCCACAAGACATCCACTTCCCGACGGATATCCGCCTCCTGTATGAGGCGGTCTGTTCAGCCATGCGTCATCTAGAAATAACACGAGGAAAACCCATTACCAAAACTCAGAAGTCATTGTTGAATCATGCCAGACAGGCTTATTTGAGCATCTCCAAATCGAAAAAAAATACTCCAGCCCAGTTCCGAGAAAAACAGGGTATTCTCTTGAGATTGCTGAAACGCTGCCTGGGATACTTTGACTCACCAGCCATGAACAAACCCATCAGCCCAAAGACGATGGATGCACTCAAGACACTGTCTTTGATTCATGATCAGCAGTTTGAGATGTGGAAGTTAAAAATTAACCGGATCGAACGTCGAATTGTCAGTGTGTCCCAGCCCTGGGTAAGGCCTATCAAGCGGGGCAAGGCATCCGTCAACACCGAGTTTGGTTCGAAAATTGCCCTCTCAACGGTGGATGGGTATGTGCGAATGGAGTATTTTTCGTATGAAAACTTCAATGAAGCCCTGACCTTGCAAGAGAGTGCTGAGCGTTACAAAGAAAGAACAGGATCATATCCTGAAAGGATCCTGGCAGATAAGATATATCGAAACAAAGCCAACCTGGCATTCTGCAAAAGCAAGAATATCCGAATGAACGGTCCGGCACTTGGCAGACCCCCAAAGGATCCTCAGGTGCGCCAGCAGCAGCGAGCAGCAGAGGTCCAGGAGGCTGGCGATCGCAATATGGTGGAAGCCAAAATCGGAGAAAGCAAACGGAAGTATGGTCTAGACAGAATTATGGAGAGAACACAGCAAGCCACTGAGGTGATGATCTGTGTTAGTTTTGTTGTGATGAATTCCTTCCGCAACCTAAGGAAGCATCTTGCTTCTTTTTTTGACAAAAACCAAGTCTTCAATTTCTACATATCTTTCGAGGTTTATGCAATTGCTTCCTGA
- a CDS encoding barstar family protein has product MDHNHPMKQRITRIIRLDGARMTDRSATHHYLREALDFPDYYGKNLDALYDLLTEPGAPVKIILSDTAALLEHQPDYGQALLQVLEDCDTANPDLRVEFREGPQSDRSYRVSLK; this is encoded by the coding sequence ATGGATCACAATCATCCGATGAAACAACGCATTACCCGGATCATCCGCCTGGATGGGGCCCGCATGACAGACCGTTCCGCCACGCATCACTACCTGCGGGAGGCCCTGGACTTTCCGGATTACTATGGCAAGAATCTGGATGCCCTGTACGATCTGCTGACGGAGCCCGGTGCCCCTGTGAAAATCATTCTGTCCGATACGGCGGCACTTCTGGAGCACCAGCCGGACTACGGTCAGGCACTGCTCCAGGTCCTGGAGGATTGCGATACGGCCAATCCCGATCTACGGGTCGAGTTCCGGGAAGGACCACAGTCCGACCGGAGCTACCGGGTTTCGCTGAAATAA